The Rosa rugosa chromosome 3, drRosRugo1.1, whole genome shotgun sequence sequence cgagatacccgctgtttgttttgcaaattgcgcaaatgggccttgtatCGTTTCTCCTCTAGGAGGTCTCTGTCGAGGTTGACGCCGCCGCCATTGGTCTTGGGGCAATAGTCGTCGATCCtggcggtaggctgagttacctcAATTGGTAAGACGacctcagttccgaacatcatgcagaatggtgtttcaccggtggcggaagttggggtagtcctgatggcccacagaacttccgGTAGCTtttccgcccataaacccttggcgttgtcgagcATCTGTTTGCTgcctcgacctggccgttggtttgggggtgagcgacagatgcaaaactcatctttgtgcccaggttggcggtgaaagatatgagttcttGGTTATTGAACTGCATGCCGTTGTCagtgatgattgtgtgggggacCCCATGAAggtagtagatgttcttccagaggaagtgagttacccTGGCGGTAGTTATtaccgtcagtggctctgcctctatccacttgctgttgtagtcgatggccaCAATGATGTATTTAAACTGGCTCTTGGCTGTTGGGAACTTCCCGAGCAGGTCTAGGCCCCCATGTTGAGTGgatccatggaccgatgatgattgacaggggTTCCGCCGGGGCATGAGGGAGGTCAGCGAATTGctgacatttgtggcaagatcttgacaccctTCTGGCGTCGTCGCCGAGCGTGGGCCAGAAGTatccctgtcgcattgtgcgattagCCAAAGATCTGGCGCCcaagtggtttccacattccccaGCGTGTATCATTTGAAGTACCGcctttccctcttctggggtCAGGCACTGGAGGTTGGGATGAGTGAATCCCTGgaggtaaagcttgccattctggatgttatagcgggttgctctTTGCTTGAGTTGTCTTGCTTCGACCTTGTTGTCCGGCAGCGTTCCGTTACGCTTGTATTCAATGatttcatccatccagctgggattgatctcaatgttgaagatctccgctagggttttggtgATGCTTGGCCTCTcgaggcactccactcttgtgtccgctggactctggtGTGGTTGAGCGGTTGCTAACCTTGCCAgcgaatcagccttggcgttcttttcccttgGGATCTCTGtgattgtgtgaaatttgaatttcttgaggagtgttttgacgtaccccaagtacgCCGCTTGCTATTGGTCCTTGGCTTGAAAGCTATCATTGACCTGGTTGACGACCAAttgggagtcgctgaagatgttgacactgTCATCCCCAGAGTCGATGGCAAGTAGCAATCCTGCAATGAGGGCTTCatattccgccatgttgttcCAGGCTTTAAAATTGAACTTCAATGCGTATTCCACGTTAAGTCCCCCTGGTCCTGTCAGAATGACGCCGGCGCCGCAGGCCTTGGCGCAAGAGGAGCCATCTACATGCAAGTCCCAGGCTGACTGTTGGGGGGCTGGCTGCTCAACGGTTAGCATTTCTCCGCTAGCGTCTGCCTCTGTGATTTGTTTGTCTTGACGTTCAATGAGCTCAGCAATGAAGTTTGCtaccgcctggcctttcatggcggttcttagCTTGTactcaatgtcgaactcgctaaGCTCGATGGCCTATTTGCTGAGCCGGCCTGAGTGTTTAAGGCTTTGCATTACCTATCTCAGCGGCTGATTTGTGAGGACATGAATTGTATGGGCTTGGAACTATGGGCGGAGACGCCTGGCGGCAACAATGAGGGCGAGGGCCAGCTGCTCCAGGGgtggatatcttgtttctgccccgttcatgcctGTGCCGGCGTAGAATACAGGGAGTTCCTCCTGGACCTCCCGCCGGACGATGGCGCAACTTACAGCTGACTacgataccgctaggtatatgtacagtgtcTCGCCCTGCACAGGAATGGAAAGTAGAGGGACTGCAGCCAAGTACTCTTTCAAGCTTTGGAACGCTGCCTCACATTCTGGGTTCCACTCAATTACTTTCTTGTGGGTCGTCTTCAGGACTTTGAAGAATAGGAGGCATCTATCAGTGAGCCTggagatgaatttggagagagCGGTTAGCTTGCGTTGGAGGCTTTGGACATGCACTTTCCATTCCGGAGtcttcatgttgaggatggcttgcacCTTATCTCTATGCCCCGCTCACTGACGATGTAGCCCaaaaatttgctggcggtgatgccaaagaagcatttttctgggttgagtcgcataccataggccaataGGATGTTGAATATGAAGCGGAGGTTTTCCACGTGGCCGCTGGCCCTGATGCTTTTGACCAGCATGTCGTCTACGTACACTTCAATAATTTTTCtgagatgctcagcgaacatggcattcattAACCGCTGATATGTTGCCCCGGCGTTCTTCAAACCAAAGGGCATGACATTGTAACAATAGAGGCCCTTGTCAgttgtgaaggtggtgcactcttgGTCACCGGGATGCATTTTGATCTGGTTGTATccggagaaggcgtccatcataCTGAGCAGCTCGTGTCCAACGGTTGCATCTACCAGTTGgtcaatgcggggtagcgggaaactgtCCTTCGGACATGCCTTGTTTTGGGCCTTGAAGTCCACGCACATCCTCCACTTTCCTTTGGGCTTCTtaaccatgaccaagttggaaatccactgtgGATagttgacttggcggatgaacccaatgcttTGGAGCTTGGTGACTTCTTCCCCTATTGCATGATATCTTTCTtcgtcaaaggcccttcgccgctGTTTGACTGGATAGAATGATGACTTGATGCTCAACTTATGTGTGATGATGTCAGAGGAGAtgcctggcatgtcagcgtaggaccatgcaaagacggcggcattgtcacgtagaaactgagtgagttctgccgctATCTCTGGGCTAGTTGAGCGTCTATGTGGACTGTCCACTGAGGATGTTCGTCGGAGATGCTGACAACATCCAGGGAAGTCTCTGGGTTGACAGGCTCctttttcacatattttttctcctcctccctAGGGTCCTCAAAAATATTTGGCGTTGGTGCCTGGCCGCCCACTAtcaggatctcatggcggcgtGCTGATCGGGCTACAGTtattgaataacattctcgtgccagctgctggCTTCCCTTTACACATCTTGTCCCATTGGGGgtggggaatttcatgagaagcatgtatccggctatGATGCATTTGAGTTTGTTTAGTGTCGGCCGCCCAATGATGGTGTTATAtgaactgaagcaatcgaccACGATGAATTCAGTGTGTATCTCCGCTGTGTGTAGACTAGCGCCGATAATTAGTCGCATATAGTCAGAACCAAGTGGCTGAGTCACATCCCCGGAGAAACTGAGGAGCGGCTCGTGGTCCTGAAGCAATTTTCTGTTCCGCTGGAGTTTGCTGTAGCAGTTATTGAATATGACACTGACAGCGGACCCACTGTCAACAAGGATCCTTCCCACTGACCATCTATCGAGTATGGCGTCGATTAGGAATGGATCATCATGGGGCAGGTGTACTCCGCGCTCCTCTTCCTCAGAGAAGGTGATGGGCGCCCAGCCtgattttgggagtttggcggatttctcgtagcggatgttacAAATTTCATTGGGGtggttagcgcgtgcatagcgctttcttgccctgtgagacatgttaGTGATGGGCGCACCGCCGTCAATGGTATTAATGCGGCCCATGGGCTAgatgttggcgatcacagggGGCGGTTGGCGGACTttgaattgctccatcttaCTGTCACAACACAACGTCTCCACCGCCATTTTGAGAGTGTTGCaattgttggtgttgtgaccgctgtcctcatggtatttgcaccacttacCGGTGTTTCTGGGCTTTCCCACTCTTGGGGTACTTTCTTGGGGGTGACGGCGGGATCTGGTCCTTGCATTGGtcatatatttcttcatatgaGGCGGTGAGGACTGTGAAGACTGCGTACCGCTGTGAAGACTCCGTCCGCTGGGAGGAGCGGTTGCCCTTATTATAGTTTTTGTCCTTTTGCCGCTTATTGTGATAGTTGCCCTGTTGCCATTCCCTCTTTTTATCTGTTGGCGGCATAGCAAGAGTTTTGCAAGCCGCCTCCTGATGGCTGATAGAAGGTTGAATGGTCTTTGGCGGTGTTGGTGGTAGCGGTGGGGTCTCCCCATATGTGATGAACTCCGCCTGTGCGTGGATGACAACCtcgctcatgacgtggtcatatgtggcatttggatgattgtagttgaggtgatataGAAATGGACCCTTTAATAGTCCCTTCTTGAATGCCGCCAGTGCCATTGTCTTATCCAGATCCCGGCATTGAGATGCCGCAGCTCGCCACCTGGTGACAAAGGCCTTCAATGTTTCCTATGTTCCCTGTATGACGTTGAACAGCTGAGTTGTGGTGTGATGTCTGGCGGCCGTCAAGATGAAGCGAGAGAGGAAAGCGTTTGATAATGCTTGGAACGAatcgatggatcctggcggacactcaaagaaccagctcATTGCCTCGCTATCCAGCGTCTCGCTGAAGAAGTGGCAAAGTGTAGCGTCGACAAACcccttattgttggtgacctttttgaatgtgtccatgtggacgaagggatctgACATGCCGCTGTAGTGTGGCATCTTTGGCGTTTTTGCGTATGCTGGTCGGATGGCCTGCAAAATTCTGGCGCTGAATGGCCCAGGTCTGGATGCGAAAAGTGGATTTGGAATTGGCGCTGGCGTGCCTGCCTCCGCCCGGGCTAGCCTTTGTTCCAATTAttgcatcctttccaaaatTAGGGTGGTTGCATCTCCAGCGGGTCCAGCCTAGAGGTTCCACTGCGCCAATTCCCACCTGGGGGCGCGCTAGTGGCCTTCAGTTCTTGCTCTGGTTGCAAAGCGGCTGGTTTGCGGCTGTGACTCTGCCTCCTGATCTACCATAAGGCCGGGTAGAGGCAGTGGACCCATTCCCAATAGTTCTGGCGGGTTTGGCGGTACCTACATTTGTATAACTGGTATTGGTACTAATCTGACTGGGTTAGGTCGACTACGCGTAGTGCTCCGCGATTGCTCGCTTCGTGCAGGGTTAgcgtttgcctccagcgccCTTTTTAATTCGTCAAATTTTGACATTAGCGTGGCcacttgcttttgggcctcagccttctccctGCGCTCTTGCTCGCGCTCCctatttgccttgtgaaggtccgccaatgccagctcatacatagcggcgaGGTCTTGcaccggcgggcggctgctgcctggcTGGTTTTCCTCTGTAATTTGGGTTAGCAGGACCTGGGTTCCGCAATGGGGTTgactggggtgttgaatagtgcgcggttaacattAACCGCTGGGTTTATGTCAGTCACGGGGTTGGTGGGTTGGGGGTTGGCAGGTCgttctgcctgctcttcagcatttcccccgctaccgctagtcatggtagtagtgggatggccttttgttcaaaggattcccacagacggcgccaatgttaatgtctaaagttcagcggtagctaaacttGTGGATAACGCTGGTCCGaagggcggaccgctacttctGTTAACGCTGTCTGTCAAGTATagtacaaagggcgtcagagggggaccgcgttgggcggtcttctcttctccgatgcctaagtcagtcaattgACATAATAACAGTGGACAAGTAGTAAATGcctaattaatgaggagagaggagaggaccttttatagatGAGGAGAGgactgatcttctccttgttttcgatgtgggactgatgtgcatCAGTTctcagcttctggagcttctgatgctgttttGGCGCGGTGCGCGGCGGCGCGTCAGCAGTGATCTGGGgctgagccggggctcaggttGTAGCCTGGCTGGcggtgtttccgtaggtcacacctttGGCGGTAGTTGGTACCGTCGCCGGTATCATgagtgtggctcattatagctaattatgcttgcaaatgcctatgtaagtacattTTAGgatttttatattacaaaatttACGATTTCATTATATGTTTTTggatgtttgttgattttgttcttcaatcccaCCTCTCATGATTTTTgatttctttgatggccaaTTTAGGTTTTGAATTACatgattgaatccatattaagattgctagcgttctaggtcttaattcttaagtggaaaacctataattccttaggtaaatcaacaaaaagaattgcatgcttgattagcgttctaacttgtgtgtttttcttaaatcaatcaaacttttgAAGTGCTTATTGCATTGAATATGTTTTCTTAATGGATTGATCACTCactagcattgcatgtttaatacggttaactatggtgcgttcatctagttaatttaactaaggaaagtaaaaagaacCTTGTAGGCGtccctctttgttcttgattgatttcttccaAGTGCatgttttgattcgtgatttgtaATTTGATATCTCATTTTTGTGTTAAAGGTTTTTGACTACTAATTCGGTGCATATACTAGCGTCTCACGCGTAATACAACACGGTCATCAAGTTTAGGGAAAATAAATTAAGCTCCAAGTATCCTACCCAAGGGAATAGGGAACCCCACTTGGTTACGGACAACTAAGCACAAATACAAATTATCCTAGCAACAAGTATCCGAAATTGTGATTTTTGATTGTGAAGACATAAACTAAATAAGAGAaccaaaaagagaaaattgctaaaaatgaaaaatgcaatGCTAAAGTAGTTTGCGAAAAATTCAAGACAAGAGAGTGttgggtgctagggaggttccttcacccaaatcctatgtgtcggaagctatcTAATGTAGTTGCAAAATTCTTGATTaagcggtagtcgtatccaaggcggttcaaggctcaagtaCCATATATTCTCAATTACGGTATTAATGTGCCATTTCAAGGGTCACACAAACTCAATTACAGAGAggtagagccggttcaagggtctctaTGTCGCTCTAATTGGCATAAAGCTCAAGAGTTAGACCACTAAGCGATTCACCCTCGCAATCACGCggcgggtgtaaatcaccatgcttataacccctacAATACCAAATTGAGGGTTCTAGCTTCGGAATTAGAGGAGGTcaagtgataggagcattttaatgtgatattttaatagtgaattcctcacattttgcttagttaattccttaacaaatcattttttaattcaatttttatttttaggtacattggagtagatgatgatgaaataagtgttaggtccataaaatgatggagaaaaatggaaatgcactaaaaatgtcaactttacacattttcctactccggctaggagaaaccaagccaagcaaggaagaaggagcgaccacctgaccaaatgaacttcaaatgagctgaatagtttaaggccaaatagttttgcttggtagcctataaatagaggctacaacaaagaagaaaaacacattccttcatccatttcatcttctttgtctctgcatttcctttccattttccttttcattctcTAGCTTagaaacacattccttcatccatttcatcttctttgtctctccatttcctttccattttccttttcattctaTAGCTTagaaacacattccttcatccatttcatcttctttgtctctccatttcctctccattttccttaacacattccttcatccatttcatcttctttgtctctccatttcctttccattttccttttcattctcTAGCTTacaaacacattccttcatctatttcatcttctttgtctctccatttcctctccattttccttagttataaagcattccttcatccatttcatcttctttgtctctccatttcctctccattctcCTTTTCATTCTCTAGCTTacaaacacattccttcatccatttcatcttctttgtctctccatttcctctccattttccttagtcacttcctagccaaaaactattccaagactctacccaattcactcctcaaacttccatcacctacaTGACCGTGActaccatccatccatcaatctacaaaGCTCTTAGGCGCtaagtcaaggacgctccaccaccatagtagagatgagttcatcaccttgttgccaagccgctaaGGAAAacgcttcaaagtgtaactatgactctacttataatttttgtttcgattttgtgtgtttggatttgtgagttgtgtaattggagagatgaaattttcagaatatttttattaatatttttgagattttcagtttattattgagttaattttgagaattcttttatgatgcatgttacaatcttgtgcccttttacgtgtttaggtaattttcagagttaggttaataagtttgcatgctagaataacggtgagagtccttgtgtgtttgcttaatttgccaagagtaattgttatttgttaaggcgctaaCTTAAACAAGTAGCagttagttctaaaaagtggtaaaaaccATGTTCAATggttaaacgattctggaaattacgtgttaaattctatgtttaatggttaatttgcacgtgtgagttgattcgaggttAAATAATATTACTAGTTAAAAGAATTACGCTAAGTGTTTtcaaaaattagtagtattgggCTTGGTAAAGATTAACCTGATCCAAGACCacattagaacgaattagataaatggattAATCCGCTAAGgtttttcatttgggctcttatctaagcaTTTAAGATGGGCGTATCTTtctagcatgttgaaatggattttctgtttttacacttagtaattcccgagtggtattggtctaggttaggtaagtcgatcattgtagatagttttatttgtttcgtttttattttaagtagattaagaaccaaatttcaaaacctcccattttattcttttatttattaattgacctttttgtacaggtgtaccctacaatccccggactgaacgatccctgcttatcctatactgacaattacattttacagggttaaattgtgaggctattttagcacCATcatcaagcctctaactccttcctagacatgctcaaaatacataccctagagttgactaggctcctagacatgcatttcaacccaacaaaaattgatataagcatccatcaaattaaattgcatcATGACATTAAAATAGGCATCATTTATATAAAATTTGGGCTAAgacacacaaccctaacccccaacaaaatTTCCACTCACTACCCATAAATATATACATCATCAATTCTATCAATTTCATACAAACAAAAGAGGAAAATgtatagaagagagagaacaacCAAGACAAGTTACAAATGCTAAAAAGCAAACATAACAAGCCTTGAAATTATAATTTCTCCATTTTTACCCAAGTGGTGATTAAACCCCTTATGCTTGAAGTGCTTCCCTTTTGAATCttgtgaaattgatgagaatatgGAATTTTGGTATGGTGGATCTTAGTGAGGAAGTATGAATCTTGGTGAGGAGGtgtggatcttggtgaggagaagaaaagatgagaagaagaaatcttggtgaggagaagaaGATCTTAGTGAGGTGGTGTgaatcttggtgaggagaagaaattTTGGTGAGGTATGTTGTGATTCTTGGtgaggagagaaaaaaaaaatggagaaggaAGTGTGGTGTGGTTGTGTTTtcggcagaagaagaaaaaaaaaatggaattaaGAGTGGTGTGGTGTGGTCTGgtgggagaagaagaaaaaaaatgggagaattggaattaaaGATAGTGAGGTCGTGTGGTgtgagagaggaagaagagaggaaaTGAGGTTAATTCCCTGTGTGGCTGCCGAGAGGATGAAAGATAATTGGATGGGATCCCCCTTGTATTTGCGGCAGCAGTTGAAGAAAAGAATGGGCCGTGCAGTGCACGTGAGGAAAAGAAAAGGGGAtggttcagttttttttttattttcttcaaaagaggatcaaagggtttcacttccgcccccatggtgactcgaacccatgatgTCATCATGACGTCAtgacttcttttttctttttttttttcttttccttttcttttccccttttttttttcctcattcttctcttcttcctcaatgCACTTCCACACGTATTCTCGGAGGCAATTGAATTCCGCTCTCTTGATGGAGTTGACCACGGTTGATccgcattgactatttcgtccttttagtagaaaagaatactttgatttagggttttcaataatgattctattcatcccacaaaggggtatatatacaaggacaagaggagtagtctaaccctaataggaaacaatcattcctataattacatgataacctaaataaataagaatcataattacataagatttacagctattctacactccccctcaagttggtgcatagatatctatcatgcccaacttgtcaactgagctgtcgaatatcttcctggacactcctttagtaagaacatcagctaactgctcttctgagtttacaaatggaaaacgaataacctttctgtcaagattttctttaataaaatgacggtcaacctccacatgctttgtcctatcatgctgaactggattatgtgcaatctcaattgcagctttattatcacaatgcaaatccataggttgtttaagcttgtaacctagatctttcaggacattacgaatccataacatttcacagactccatgtgccatacctcgaaattctgcttctgcacttgatctggccacaactttctgtttcttgctacgccaagtgacaaggttccctcctacaaaagtgaagtacccatatgtagaacgtctgtcagtgttaatgctcaaagtctggcggtagccaagccttcgtttaacgcgggtccggcaggcggaccgctactctatatacttggtgattcctgctggttgccaaatgaaagacagggcgtcagagggagaccgcgttgggcggtcttcacttctccgatgcctaagtcagttgatgcaTATAGGCAATACAATAATAAACGAGTAGTTAATGCGTCcataatgaagggagaagagaggaccttttataggtgaggagaggtctgatcttctccttgttttcgatgtgggactgatatgcttcagtttcccaattccagtagcttctgatgccgtcttggcagagtgcgtggcggcgcgtcaacgttgatcccggggaacgcttgtgctcaggccgtggcccgcctggctgcctatctgtgggttactcctttgacggtagttggtatctctggcggtacgatgagtgtgtctgattatagctaattatgctttgcaacgtacatgtaggtacaagtcccccaagtccccagtcaaggagggcaatcttggttggggagttgatcggcggtgtgaagcgttctcttccgctagacttttgcaaaagcataattagcgtcagtgcgttgtcaaccatggatattactgag is a genomic window containing:
- the LOC133737495 gene encoding uncharacterized protein LOC133737495 — its product is MGRINTIDGGAPITNMSHRARKRYARANHPNEICNIRYEKSAKLPKSGWAPITFSEEEERGVHLPHDDPFLIDAILDRWSVGRILVDSGSAVSVIFNNCYSKLQRNRKLLQDHEPLLSFSGDVTQPLGSDYMRLIIGASLHTAEIHTEFIVVDCFSSYNTIIGRPTLNKLKCIIAGYMLLMKFPTPNGTRCVKGSQQLARECYSITVARSARRHEILIVGGQAPTPNIFEDPREEEKKYVKKEPVNPETSLDVVSISDEHPQWTVHIDAQLAQR